The Bos indicus isolate NIAB-ARS_2022 breed Sahiwal x Tharparkar chromosome 28, NIAB-ARS_B.indTharparkar_mat_pri_1.0, whole genome shotgun sequence genome has a window encoding:
- the ZP4 gene encoding zona pellucida sperm-binding protein 4, translating to MWLLLQLVWLCFLLSLGLNSWHQSKVPEYPDELRCGLRSFQFTINPLSQETETPPVLVAWDNHGLPHSLQNDSDCGTWVSEGPGSSLVGEASYSGCYVTEWESYYIMTVGIERAGVSGSGAFIETKLFKCPVNLPDVPNAGLCDSVPVWDRLPCAPSPITQGDCKQLGCCYNSEEVISCYYGNTVTSHCTQDGHFSIAVSRNVTSPPLLLNSVHLAFRNDSECKPVMATHTFVLFRFPFTTCGTTKQITGKQAVYENELVAARDVRTWSRGSITRDSTFRLQVSCSYSASSSALPVNVQVLTLPPPLPETQPGNLTLELKIAKDKRYRSYYTASDYPVVKLLRDPIYVEVSIRQRTDPSLELRLDQCWATPGADALLQPQWPLLVNGCPYTGDNYQTKLIPVWEASDLPFPSHYQRFSISTFSFVDSVAKRALKGPVYLHCSASVCQPARTPSCVTLCPARRRRSSDIHFQNNTASISSKGPLILLQAIQDSSEKLHKYSRSPVDSQALWVAGLSGILIVGALFMSYLAIRKWR from the exons atgtggctgctgctgcaaCTTGTCTGGCTCTGTTTTCTATTGTCTCTTGGTCTGAATAGCTGGCATCAGTCCAAGGTACCTGAGTATCCTGACGAACTGCGCTGTGGGCTAAGGAGCTTTCAATTCACCATAAACCCTCTCAGTCAGGAGACGGAGACTCCTCCTGTACTAGTAGCATGGG ATAACCATGGGCTGCCACACAGCCTGCAGAATGACTCTGACTGTGGCACCTGGGTCAGTGAGGGCCCTGGCAGCTCCCTGGTGGGGGAAGCCTCCTACAGTGGCTGCTATGTCACTGAGTGG GAGTCCTACTACATCATGACTGTTGGAATTGAAAGAGCAGGTGTGAGTGGATCTGGAGCATTTATAGAGACAAAGCTGTTCAAGTGTCCTGTGAATCTCCCAG ATGTCCCAAATGCTGGCCTTTGTGACTCTGTCCCAGTGTGGGACAGACTGCCATGTGCTCCTTCACCTATCACTCAAGGAGACTGCAAACAGCTAGGCTGCTGCTACAACTCTGAAGAGGTCATTTCCTGTTACTACGGAAACACAG TGACCTCACACTGTACCCAAGATGGCCATTTCTCTATTGCTGTGTCCCGGAACGTGACCTCGCCCCCACTGCTCTTGAATTCTGTACACTTGGCCTTCAGGAATGACAGCGAATGTAAACCTGTGATGGCAACACACACTTTTGTTCTGTTCCGGTTTCCATTTACTACTTGTGGTACTACAAAACAG ATCACTGGAAAGCAGGCGGTATATGAAAATGAGCTGGTTGCAGCTCGGGATGTGAGAACTTGGAGCCGTGGTTCTATTACCCGAGACAGTACCTTCAG GCTCCAAGTCAGTTGTAGCTACTCTGCAAGTAGCAGTGCTCTCCCAGTTAATGTCCAGGTTCTTACTCTCCCACCACCCCTTCCTGAGACCCAGCCTGGAAACCTCACTCTGGAACTTAAGATTGCCAAAG ATAAACGCTATCGCTCCTACTACACGGCTAGTGACTACCCAGTGGTGAAGTTACTTCGGGATCCCATCTACGTGGAAGTCTCCATCCGTCAGAGAACAGACCCCAGTCTCGAGCTGCGCCTGGACCAGTGTTGGGCGACACCTGGTGCAGATGCCCTGCTCCAGCCCCAGTGGCCCTTGCTCGTGAATGG GTGCCCCTACACAGGAGACAACTATCAGACAAAACTGATCCCTGTCTGGGAAGCCTCAGACCTGCCGTTTCCTTCTCACTACCAGCGCTTCAGCATTTCCACCTTCAGCTTTGTGGACTCAGTGGCAAAGCGGGCCCTCAAGGGACCG GTGTATCTGCACTGCAGTGCATCTGTCTGCCAGCCTGCCAGGACACCATCCTGTGTGACACTCTGTCCTGCCAGAC GAAGAAGAAGCTCTGACATCCATTTTCAGAACAACACGGCTAGCATTTCTAGCAAGGGTCCCTTGATTCTACTCCAAGCCATTCAAGACTCTTCAGAAAAGCTCCACAAATACTCAA GGTCTCCTGTAGACTCTCAAGCTTTGTGGGTGGCTGGCCTATCTGGAATCTTAATCGTTGGAGCCTTGTTCATGTCCTACCTGGCCATTAGGAAATGGAGATGA